The Emys orbicularis isolate rEmyOrb1 chromosome 4, rEmyOrb1.hap1, whole genome shotgun sequence genomic sequence GTTCATCCTACTGCCATGTCAGCACCAGCAGGGCATCTCCTCCCTTACTCAGCAACTGCCCTTTGCCCTCTGTCTGGTCCCCTCAGCCACCTCACTCGCTGCCGGGGGCTTTCCAAGCGcacaggggtggggcagaggaggggaacgGTGCAGCGACTGAACTGGGAGCATAGCTCCGACTCTACCCACTATCCCAACGCCCACCTCTCACATGGACCCAGCCCCGTCTCCTACCCATTAGCCTGGCACCCACCTCTGCCCTAGTCTGGTCTATGTAGGCTCCTCCCTGTAGGATctgggcccagccctggggcccgCTCGCTAACCTGAGCCAGTGCGATTGTGTAACTCTTGGAAGCACAAGGGCAGCTCGAGACGGAAACTGCTCTGCTTGGCCGTGTGAGGGGTTTGTTTGCACCGTCTCTCCCCGTCCCCTCTCTGGCCACTGTGGGGAATGAGAGCCGCAGCAGGAAGCCCTGCCTGTTTGCCGGCATTGCCACACAATGGTTTAAACGATTTTACATCCAATTTTTGGGAAaagactctttttaaaaaaaaaaaaaaaaaattcccactgcGTGGCGAACCTGACCGGCCCAAACCGGCCCTGCAGAAACCAGCGACACTGCGACGGAGAGACAGCCTCCACCTTGGATCACGTTTTCCACACATGGAGACCGGCTTTTGAAAATCAAATCATTGTAATAAAATTCCCAGCTACTGGTCAACCGAACACTCTCCTCCGAACTAGAGCCGTTTCCAGAGCCCAGCGGCAGGGCCTGGAGCCGCTGCCAAGTGGCTGGCTACAGCCCTGCTCAGGTGTTGCTGTGATACTGACTAACTGCTGGTTAGCACATGGGGACCAGCTGGGCTGTAGCTCCCTGGCCAACAGGCCCCGTGCACtgcactgccctgccctgcaggcaAGCTGTTCGATGGTGCTCCAAAATAAAGGGTGAGGAAACCACTGGTGCTTGTCTGTACAGCTCTAAAGCAGTGTCTCAGCTGTCCCCGGGCGGCTGGGCACCGCTTCCAGGGGACGGGGGAGCCAGATTTGCATGTGGAGCACAATGCTGCCGGCAGAAGCCAcggcagggggcagcgctgggcatTGTTTACAGGGGAGGGATAATACGAAGCTGGGGAAGGGTCAAGTTGGGGGCCAGTATGTTCCCCCTTCCTGGAGTCTCAAGAGGCTTAGGAGATAAACCTGGGCTCATGGCAGGGGCAGAGGTAAGGTAGGCAAGAGTCACGTCACCGGGTGTGTTCAACTTTCCCTTCCCGGCCTTGTCTCTGCCTGAGAGAGaatctctctgcctccctcccgcTCAGCTGCGGTTCATGCTCTGTCTGGGGCTGAGCGCGCTGCTCTTTGTGCCATTCACAGCCCCATAACTCAGCTAGTGAATGATGGGAGCAGCTGGTGCAGTGGTAGCCCGGGGTGCTGAATGAGGCACCACCAGCTGAGCCCAGCCTCTTCCCTTCCTGGTTGATTGCCTGCCAGGCAGACACAAAGTGGGCAGGGGGAGTGTTTTCCTTACGCAGGGCTGGGCTCTGGTGCATCTCCTGGCTTTTCTCATGGGCTGGAGCTATTCGTGTGAGGGAGTTCAGAGTCTGGTCAGGGATTCCCAGGCTGGCTGGCTACATCACTCCTCTGGGGCTCAGCTGGAACCCAAAGTCTTTGTCTCAAAGGGGGGGTTAGGAAGAAGGACTTGAAGAAGTGGCTGTAAGGGGAAGAGGCATGGGTTTTTCCACCTTGTGTGTAATGATGGGCTGGTCACAGCAGTTCCCTGTCTGCAACTAGAGAAGTCCCACTTGTTAAAGGACAAGCATGTTGACTACAGCACCATCTGTCAAGCATCAAGGCTCATCAGCTCTCCAATTCAGTGTCACTCTCATGACTAGCGCCAGTGACTTGTGAAAGGAGAAGGCACCTGAAAGGGGAAGGGCCTGTCTACGCTGCAATCTGGTGTAACTGCAGCACCTTTAGCCATAGCTGAACTAGCAGGGTTCCGACAGTAGGGACTTCAGCAGGGACCATACCAGCCCACCTTGGGTCCTCCCGCTGGCAGCGAGCCCCACTGCAGTGTGCTGTGACTGACTCCAGTTTGGTCACTGCTGCTCTCACAGCTCCAGTTCAGCAGTGTGGGGAGACCCTTGCTCGTAAGAGGCTGTGGCTCATGGGAGGTTTATGTTGAGAGCAGCAGTTATGGAGCACATGGTCTCTTTCCTTCGCTCACGGCCCTAGAGGAGCTGTGCATGGCCTGCCGAAGGCTAGGAAAGTGCTGCTCTGTGGGAACAGGCACCCAAACCAGAGAGGGGTGCGCAATCGGGCATCTCAGACAGTTCACAAATAATTAGCCCCCAAATGGGCAGGGGAGGCTATTTGAGAGTAACCCAGCACTGACAGGGCATTCACCAGTGCAGCAGACACGCAAAGCTATCAGGTTTGCCTTACTAGGCATTTGAATTGCTTTCTATCTCCACTCCTGCTGGCCACAAACAGGACAGGGCAACAGAAAGGGCTGTGCTGTTCCCCAAGGTGTTTTCTGGGCATGCTGCAATGTGGTATTTCTTCATTTCAAACATCCCCCTTCTCTCTGctcagagggaggagagaggagacaaACTCCTAGTGCCCGAAAATCCCATCAAAGATCCCCTACTCTAAACCGAGAAGACAAACTCCTGGTGCCCGAAAATCCTGTCAAAGATCCCCTACTCTAAACCTGACCTCTTCCAAACATTCAGGCTCATGATGAAAGCAGGCGACAGCATCAGGATGCTCCAGGTCTATTTGCACAGCCTGAACGTACATGTgcatttgctccccctcctcagtGTCGGGGAGCTAGGTAGCATTTCTAGAGTGTGTACAGAACATTCCCAGAGCGGGTTTCaatcagaaaatgccatttcacaaaaacaaaactgcCTGCGGGAATGCAGCTGCTGGTGAAATTTTATTTAGAAAACGTCAGAATGAAGTGTTGTGATGGTGCCAAAATGTCCCAACTGACATCAACACGGaactgctctttttttttttttttataaaatcactttttgaaaCAAAGTCAAAAtcataacaaaatgttttgactttatcaaaatgtttttatCAGTCCAAAAGTCGGGTTTGGTTTTGTAGAAAGTTTCGAAGTGCAGAAAAGGGAAGAGATTTCAGTTTCCCTGTCATGTGAGCATTGGGTGAAATTCCACTGCAGAAACCCCTGGAGTACTGAGGGGAGTTCCCAGCGGAGAATCAGCATGAGGTTTTGCAGAAGAGAACTGCTGTTAGCTGTGCAGAACACACACCCACCCCTTCTTAGGGAAGAAAGTTGAGCCACCCCATTTCCTATGGCCAGCTTGGAACAGCATTCACAGGACTCTGACCAAACCACTCCTGACATTTCCTTTTGCCTTTCATCATTGTGGAATTCACCTCCCCAAAGCAGCTCAGTTTCCTTAACGTACCCAAAGTGCTCAACCCCATGCACTGGCAGGGGATGTATAATCCTCACGCATCCCTCCCTGGAAGTGTCACTCCCATCTTAGTTAGAGCTAGGCATCCTCTCCTTGTCCCAACAGGGCAGAGGTGGGGAATCTGCCTTGGTCAGTCAAGCAGGGCGATTAGAACTAGggcttgaaagaaactgaaagatGCAATAGGCAGCCTTTGCCCCTCTCCAAGCCTTTTGCAAGGCGCTCAGAGTGTGTTAATGAAGCTTCGCACCATCTTGTGAAGCAAGTAGTTCTGACTCTTATTTTGCCAACAGGTGACCAAGGTAGGAGGCATAGTGCGTAAGGGCCACACAGCAAGTTATGGACAAAACCATGGAATTTCGTCCGCAAGAACCAAGAAGTCCTGACTGGCAACTCCCTGCTCTAGCCCCTCAACCCAGCTGCATGGCATGGGGATAAATGAAGGACATCCCCAGGAAGCTAGTGGAGAGGAGAGCAGGAGACCCGAGAGGTCTGCATGCATGGGGCAGAATAATGGTGCACAGGCGCTAAGTTACAGTTATTAAAATACCAATTTGCATTTATTCTCCCAactatgcattttaatttatAGGTGGACTCAAACGTCAAGGCAAACATCAGtgtgtaagaaaaagacccagccAAGGGTTATTTTACAAGGCCTTACTTTATTGAAAGAGGATAAGAAGACACTACCACAGTGCAGGTCCAAGGTGAAAGCGCAGCAGAAGGCATTTCTGACAGTAGCAGAGCACAGCTCCTTGCAAAGCACTGGTGGAATAGGGCAAGGCCCTGAGTACAGACAGAACAGAGACTGCCTTGGTGAGTCTGTGTACAAAATGCTGGTGGGTGTGCTGTACACCTTAACCAGAGGGAGAATCCAAAACCCcctggagcaggagcagctgaACATCTTGGCTTGGAGACAAAGCAAGAGTTCAAGAAAACACAACCAGgatgccaggacaggaacacacACCCACAGGCAGACTGTGTCAGAGCTTCCTTATTTTGCTCTAATCGAACAGTATGAAAGTAGAGATTAAATATTGCAGAGAATCTGTACAGAGCTTCAGACAGGAACGGGATGAGGGATTAGTATAAAATGGGACTGAAGTACAACACCGAGAGCTACTCAAATGCACTGTATGGTGTATACAAAACAGAAGTGTCTGCCAAAGATGGTCCAAAGACATTTGGCCCTTCAGAGCCCAGGACCGGCTTAGGAGGACAGTCCACGCATGGCACAGAGAAGCACCACTAGACACCTCCCCATATGTGCTTCAGGTAGTGGGTTTTGGGCAGCGGGGTGCAGGCCACATTATATTCTCTAGACATCAGACCTAACAGCGCTCTTCCCATCCTGTACCCCATTCTCACACACGTGGGGGTGCAGGAAAAGACAGATACAGTACAGATGGCAGTCACATTCTTCACGGGCATTGCTGCTTTACAGGAGTGGGCAGCCTTTACGCTTCTTGTTTTTCCTGACTTGTAAGCCGGCCCGAGTGGCCATCTCAAAGACTTCCCGCACGCCATCCTTCGTCTTGGCGGAGCACTCGAGGTATCCAAAGGCGTTGATTCTGTTAGCCatgtccctcccttcctctggCTTCACTGGCTCCTAAGAGTCATgaaagaaaaagcttttagaacGCTGAGTTAAGCACCAGTGCAGCAGGCCAGACGTGCAGTCAGGGAGGCTCAGCATCTCTAGGTACTGATACAACCATGACTACTCCTATCTGAGTGCCTCCCTCTTCGGAAGAGAAGCTAGGATTGTCTCGGGAAATGCTTTAGTATCCGGCATCTCTCAGGGACTGGGATTCTCTGGAACATTAACAGGaactggaggcagcagcagcagccagtaaACCTCTGCAGGAGTAATTGCACAGCAGGAAAAGGCATCAGCAGGTCAGTCTGGGCTGAGCTGAGGGACTGCCCTGTTACTGCATAGCAGGGATCTCCATTGCCTCGTGCAGAGGAAGCTGCTCTCAATGGGCGACCACCCTCTACCCCTGAATGCAGGAGAGGCTCCAGGGCTCTCTGTAATAGGAAGTTACAAATAGCTGCAGGCCTGACTTATCCCCACAGAACACGCCTGACCCCACGTGCACTGCGGTTGCCATGGGGATACGCAGCACAGCCGGAAGAGCACACGTGTCTGCACAGATGTGTTGCTTTCCTTTAAGGGATGCTGGCATCGCAGCTAGAGGTGATGTAGCCCCCTTACCTGCTTCATCTTTGCTAGCTCCCTCCGGGTGTGCTCATCATTCCGTAGGTCCTTCTTGTTTCCGACCAGGATGATAGGCACGTTGGGGCAGAAGTGTTTCACTTCCGGAGTCCACTTCTCAGGAATGTTCTCTGGGAAAGCCAAGAACAGTTAATGACTTT encodes the following:
- the RHOC gene encoding rho-related GTP-binding protein RhoC, whose amino-acid sequence is MAAIRKKLVIVGDGACGKTCLLIVFSKDQFPEVYVPTVFENYIADIEVDGKQVELALWDTAGQEDYDRLRPLSYPDTDVILMCFSIDSPDSLENIPEKWTPEVKHFCPNVPIILVGNKKDLRNDEHTRRELAKMKQEPVKPEEGRDMANRINAFGYLECSAKTKDGVREVFEMATRAGLQVRKNKKRKGCPLL